CCGAGCGGCAGTGCGCGCAGCTCTGCGGGCGTCATGGCCTCGAGCCGCGTGCGCCCTGGGCGCGCGCACCTCGACCGACGGGGATGCTCACCACGCGCCCTTGTCGTAGTCCTTCAGGAAGACGCCGAAGAGATCCTCGCCTGCCTCGCCGCGCACGATCGGGTCGTAGACGCGGGCGGCGCCGTCGACGAGGTCGAGGGGTGCGTGGAAGCCCTCCTCGGCGAGCCGCACCTTCGTGAAGTGCGGGCGCTCGTCGGTGATCCAGCCGGTGTCGACGGCGGTCATCAGGATGCGGTCGGCCTCGAACATCTCGCGCGCGCTCGTGCGGGTGAGCATGTTGAGCGCGGCCTTCGCCATGTTGGTGTGCGGGTGGCCCGGGCCCTTGTAGCCGCGGCCGAAGACACCCTCCATCGCCGAGACGTTGACGATGTACTTGCGGTGCGCCTGCGACGCGGCGAGCGCCGGCCGCAGCTTCGACACCAGCAGGAACGGCGCCGTCATGTTGGCCAGCTGCACCTCGAGCATCTCGAGCGGTTCGACCTGGTCGACGTGCTGCGTCCAGGAGTTGACGTGCTCCTCGTCGGGCAGCAGGCCGCCAGCGTCGATCGCCGTGCCGGCCGCCAGGCGCTCGAGCGAGCTGCTGCCGGCCGCCATCGCCTGCTCCGTGAGCACCTCAGCGGTGCTGGCGGCGCTCGCCAGGATCGGGTGTGCGGCGACCGAGGCGGCGAGGGCGAGCGGATGCGCGTCGTTCGTGTGCCCGAAGGTCACGAGCTCGGGCATGGGGCCGCCGTGCGGCGAGCGCTCCGGGAGCGGCGCGAGCTCGGCGTCGACGAGCGGCGCGTAGGCGCCGGGGGAGCGGCGCACCGTCTGGGCGGCGTTGTTGATGAGGATGTCGAGTGGGCCGGCCGC
The window above is part of the Agrococcus sp. ARC_14 genome. Proteins encoded here:
- a CDS encoding SDR family NAD(P)-dependent oxidoreductase codes for the protein MLPHPSDPSDAPAGEPSTLSPADVATTLRVLATLHEMDRDDPHYLAVRQATANMFKEVKLASRKAKHARIQAADRAVIAATATGAPDRIDDETRGIPLATRAAAPTAGELIRSRGCYICKQQYTLVDAFYHQLCPDCAAISHAKRDARTDLTGRRALLTGGRAKIGMHIALRLLRDGAHTTITTRFPRDAVRRFSSLEDSSEWLDRLKVVGIDLRDPAQVVALADDVAAAGPLDILINNAAQTVRRSPGAYAPLVDAELAPLPERSPHGGPMPELVTFGHTNDAHPLALAASVAAHPILASAASTAEVLTEQAMAAGSSSLERLAAGTAIDAGGLLPDEEHVNSWTQHVDQVEPLEMLEVQLANMTAPFLLVSKLRPALAASQAHRKYIVNVSAMEGVFGRGYKGPGHPHTNMAKAALNMLTRTSAREMFEADRILMTAVDTGWITDERPHFTKVRLAEEGFHAPLDLVDGAARVYDPIVRGEAGEDLFGVFLKDYDKGAW